In Cryptomeria japonica chromosome 10, Sugi_1.0, whole genome shotgun sequence, a genomic segment contains:
- the LOC131033316 gene encoding 3-ketoacyl-CoA synthase 1 — translation MNTEASIYFSIKHHGAQDGDSETEKLRTAERLGFQWKIYLRSGVGEQTCASRLFFDASGRVTPTMEEAQIEMEECFVAVLDKLFAKTGVVAAEIDILIVNVSTFSPAPSLAAWIVNRYKMKESVKSFNLAGMGCSASVIAVDMAYWLLNSAANPDAYALLVGTENITLNGSYTGSDKSMMLTNCLFRVGGNAVLLSNKPAEAKRAKMRLLHTVRTNLAARQEAYDCIMVKEDDEGRYGISLLHSIISTAGDALRTNLGTLGPRVLPLREQLLYAYTTLAIKFFKVDWKPYIPNFRTAFQHFCIHPGGRSVITGIGKSLKLTDYDLEPSRMSLFRFGNTSTSGVWYEVAYLEAKRRLKVGDRLVQIALGSGFKCNTAVWEVLRETHCSESTVWDDCIHRYPCNTRKNLGDDHCNKWLFPSTASTQI, via the coding sequence ATGAACACAGAAGCGAGCATATATTTCTCCATAAAGCACCACGGGGCGCAGGACGGGGACTCTGAGACCGAAAAACTGAGAACTGCGGAGCGCCTGGGATTCCAATGGAAGATTTATCTGCGCTCCGGAGTGGGCGAACAGACCTGCGCGTCGCGCCTCTTCTTTGACGCCTCCGGCCGCGTGACGCCCACCATGGAAGAAGCCCAGATCGAGATGGAAGAATGCTTCGTTGCGGTTCTCGACAAACTGTTCGCGAAGACGGGAGTGGTAGCGGCCGAAATCGACATACTGATCGTGAACGTCTCGACCTTCAGCCCGGCGCCGTCACTGGCGGCGTGGATCGTGAATCGGTACAAGATGAAGGAGAGCGTGAAAAGCTTCAATCTTGCCGGAATGGGCTGCAGCGCGAGTGTAATTGCAGTCGACATGGCGTACTGGCTGCTCAACTCAGCCGCCAATCCAGACGCCTATGCTCTTCTCGTGGGCACAGAGAACATCACCCTGAACGGCAGTTATACGGGATCGGACAAGTCCATGATGCTCACGAATTGCCTGTTCCGGGTGGGGGGAAACGCTGTGCTACTTTCCAACAAGCCCGCAGAAGCCAAGCGGGCCAAAATGAGGCTTCTGCACACTGTGAGAACCAATTTGGCCGCCCGCCAGGAGGCCTATGATTGCATAATGGTGAAGGAAGATGATGAGGGGCGTTACGGCATAAGTCTGCTACATTCAATCATTTCAACCGCTGGGGATGCCCTTAGGACCAATTTGGGTACTCTTGGCCCCCGGGTTCTTCCCCTCCGGGAACAGCTCTTGTATGCTTATACTACTCTGGCTATTAAGTTCTTCAAGGTCGACTGGAAGCCTTATATTCCCAATTTCAGGACTGCGTTTCAGCACTTTTGTATTCACCCTGGTGGGCGCTCTGTTATCACTGGTATTGGGAAAAGCTTAAAGCTCACGGATTATGACTTGGAGCCCTCTCGTATGTCGCTTTTTCGGTTTGGGAACACTTCGACCAGTGGTGTCTGGTATGAAGTGGCTTACTTGGAAGCCAAGAGGCGTCTCAAAGTGGGCGACCGACTGGTGCAGATTGCGTTGGGTTCTGGGTTTAAGTGTAATACGGCTGTTTGGGAAGTTCTGAGAGAGACCCATTGTTCTGAAAGTACTGTTTGGGATGACTGCATTCATAGGTATCCATGCAATACACGTAAAAATTTGGGCGATGATCATTGTAACAAGTGGCTGTTCCCTTCCACCGCCTCAACTCAGATTTGA
- the LOC131858777 gene encoding uncharacterized protein LOC131858777, with the protein MEEELISEMGNDLKKVDSKKIDPQEMEQNGKDSEHGKKVNKQNEESEEDKIELVLDKFESKGDKNPIDNKEEGDNFNLVSNSQDLDKDIDWFQEAQPDNILDQGLSEISLVSPAKVKLTFLEEKGPKWGDEEDIRKALGKSETKQEEEEEKNTRYETTESEASGFNFESETEGELKGTRKKGRNKAKRKRIVVDSDMSKSDTESLEKKNFKTKKGKVTRKQTQKKNTKKGNKKDISHILVDSEEDVDENKKVEDKDKEGEVDPIMGNNEVLNTTSLQKEDKGDKSDIGDNDTIKLSVRPLLPW; encoded by the exons ATGGAGGAAGAACTCATCAGTGAAATGGGAAATGATCTAAAGAAAGTAGATAGCAAAAAAATAGATCCTCAGGAGATGGAGCAGAACGGTAAGGATTCAGAGCATGGAAAAAAAGTCAATAAACAGAATGAGGAATCGGAAGAGGATAAGATAGAATTAGTCTTAGATAAGTTTGAGAGTAAAGGAGATAAAAATCCCATagataacaaagaggaaggagataatttcAACCTTGTATCAAATTCTCAGGATCTGGACAAAGATATAGATTGGTTCCAGGAGGCCCAACCCGATAATATTCTGGATCAAGGGCTGTCGGAAATCTCTTTAGTTTCCCCAGCAAAAGTAAAGTTGACCTTTCTGGAGGAAAAAggtccaaaatggggagatgaggaagacatcagaAAGGCACTAGGGAAGAGTGAAACaaagcaagaggaagaagaa gaaaaaaatacaagatatgagACTACGGAGAGTGAAGCTAGTGGATTCAACTTTGAATCGGAGACTGAGGGAGAATTGAAAGGGACTagaaaaaaagggaggaataaggctaagaggaaaaggattgtggtggactCAGACATGTCAAAGTCTGATACTGAATCTTTagagaaaaaaaattttaaaacaaagaaaggaaaagtcACTAGAAAGCAGACTCAgaagaagaacactaaaaagggtaacaaAAAAGACATCAGCCATATTCTGGTGGATTCTGAAGAGGATGTTGAtgaaaacaagaaggttgaggataaggataaagaaggggaggttgACCCGATAATGGGCAACAATGAGGTtttgaataccacaagtctgcagaaggaggataaaggggataaaagtgataTTGGTGACAATGATACCATAAAgctttctgtgagaccattgctaccatggtga